One window of Streptomyces sp. SUK 48 genomic DNA carries:
- a CDS encoding TlpA disulfide reductase family protein encodes MNIAKAAGLVLALLMATGCAGPRLDDGQGPRLQETFAPADRQKMPDLTGTAVDGRPIAVHDYRGDVLVVNAWASWCGPCRAEARDLSAVHTTLHARGVRVMGVDTDASRAAGAAFARERHVTYRSLHDPGTAQLLRIPKGLVSPQGYPYTLVVDRQGRIAAARMGQLGRAELTALVEPLL; translated from the coding sequence ATGAACATCGCAAAAGCCGCCGGCCTCGTCCTGGCCCTGCTGATGGCGACGGGGTGCGCGGGCCCCCGGCTGGACGACGGCCAAGGGCCCCGCTTACAGGAGACGTTCGCTCCGGCCGACCGCCAGAAGATGCCCGACCTGACGGGGACCGCGGTCGACGGCCGCCCGATCGCCGTGCACGACTACCGGGGCGACGTGCTCGTGGTGAACGCGTGGGCGTCCTGGTGCGGCCCCTGCCGCGCCGAAGCCCGGGACCTCTCCGCCGTGCACACCACGCTGCACGCGCGCGGCGTACGCGTCATGGGCGTCGACACCGACGCGTCGAGGGCGGCCGGGGCGGCCTTCGCCCGCGAGCGACACGTCACCTACCGCAGCCTCCACGACCCGGGGACCGCCCAGCTCCTGCGCATTCCCAAGGGCCTGGTCAGCCCGCAGGGCTACCCCTACACCCTCGTCGTCGACCGGCAGGGCCGGATCGCGGCGGCCCGGATGGGCCAGCTCGGCCGGGCGGAACTGACCGCTCTGGTCGAGCCGCTGCTCTGA
- a CDS encoding DUF3515 family protein, translating into MKAMKSMKLLRRFALGAAAGIVVLAVAGGVTAQLLDEPARGLTAAAHAGDAHCRELTGKAPSRLAGKERRSVGLDGVVVWGDQDVILRCGVASPAATTDPCFEANGIDWVLDERQSTPDRKVIVTFGRTPATQVAIRAQGVRTDEAILELSPLMEGIRRTGRCLEAAPS; encoded by the coding sequence ATGAAGGCCATGAAGTCCATGAAGCTCTTACGCCGCTTCGCTCTGGGTGCCGCCGCCGGCATCGTGGTCCTGGCCGTGGCGGGCGGGGTGACGGCTCAGCTGCTGGACGAGCCGGCGCGGGGTCTGACGGCGGCCGCGCACGCGGGAGACGCGCACTGCCGGGAACTCACCGGGAAGGCGCCCTCACGGCTGGCGGGCAAGGAACGCCGGTCTGTCGGCCTCGACGGCGTGGTGGTGTGGGGCGACCAGGATGTGATCCTGCGCTGCGGTGTCGCGAGCCCGGCGGCGACGACGGACCCGTGTTTCGAGGCGAACGGGATCGACTGGGTGCTGGACGAGCGGCAGTCGACCCCGGACCGCAAGGTCATCGTGACGTTCGGCCGGACGCCGGCGACCCAGGTCGCCATCCGCGCACAGGGGGTGCGGACGGACGAGGCGATCCTGGAGCTGTCCCCTCTGATGGAGGGAATCCGCAGGACCGGCCGGTGCCTGGAGGCGGCCCCCTCATAG
- a CDS encoding copper chaperone PCu(A)C: MNRRPLLLAAALAGTLALAGCSGSGSSDSSKAELSVSGSYMPQPVAADMAAGFLTITNKGGTKDELTKVSSTAAGQVTMHSTTGGEMREQSSFAIPAHGRLVFRSGGNHLMFEQLRQRPKQGQTVTLKLTFAKSGPLTVEMPVKSATYHPTTGN; this comes from the coding sequence GTGAACCGCCGACCCCTCCTCCTGGCCGCGGCCCTCGCGGGCACCCTCGCTCTCGCGGGCTGCTCGGGCTCGGGCTCCTCGGACAGCTCCAAGGCCGAACTGTCGGTCAGCGGCAGCTACATGCCGCAGCCCGTCGCCGCCGACATGGCCGCCGGCTTCCTGACGATCACCAACAAGGGCGGCACGAAGGACGAGCTGACCAAGGTGAGCAGCACGGCGGCCGGTCAGGTCACCATGCACAGCACCACGGGCGGCGAGATGCGGGAGCAGTCCTCCTTCGCCATACCCGCCCACGGCCGGCTCGTCTTCCGAAGCGGTGGCAACCACCTGATGTTCGAGCAGCTCCGGCAGCGGCCGAAGCAGGGCCAGACGGTCACCCTGAAGCTCACCTTCGCCAAGAGCGGGCCCCTCACCGTCGAGATGCCGGTGAAGTCCGCCACGTACCACCCGACGACCGGCAACTGA
- a CDS encoding YcnI family protein, translated as MQVSQLVPGVVADRLAIRRTAARLAAGAAVAGTAVLALSAPAFAHVTVQPEGAAAKGGYAVVDFKVPNERDNASTTKVEVNLPADHPLASVMAQPIPGWSVQLTKTKLAKPLTVHGDKIDQAVTKVTWTADGKGIEPGYFQKFPLSVGALPGDTDQLVFKALQTYSDKAVVRWIQVPQAGQDEPQNPAPVLQLTAAADEHGTAGAQDASDDKKENTAAAPGSGGGSDTTARVLGVAGIVVGAAGVAYGVLAGRRRTA; from the coding sequence ATGCAGGTTTCCCAGCTCGTCCCCGGCGTCGTCGCCGACCGCCTCGCCATCCGCCGTACGGCCGCCCGGCTCGCCGCCGGTGCCGCCGTCGCCGGCACCGCCGTACTGGCCCTGTCCGCCCCCGCCTTCGCGCATGTGACCGTGCAGCCCGAGGGCGCCGCGGCCAAGGGCGGCTACGCGGTCGTCGACTTCAAGGTCCCCAACGAGCGGGACAACGCCTCGACCACCAAGGTCGAGGTGAACCTCCCGGCCGACCACCCGCTGGCCTCCGTCATGGCCCAGCCGATCCCGGGCTGGAGCGTGCAGCTCACCAAGACCAAGCTCGCCAAGCCGCTGACCGTGCACGGCGACAAGATCGATCAGGCCGTCACCAAGGTCACCTGGACCGCCGACGGCAAGGGCATCGAGCCCGGCTACTTCCAGAAGTTCCCGCTCTCCGTCGGCGCCCTGCCCGGCGACACGGACCAGCTGGTGTTCAAGGCGCTGCAGACGTACTCCGACAAGGCGGTCGTGCGCTGGATCCAGGTGCCGCAGGCGGGCCAGGACGAGCCGCAGAACCCGGCGCCGGTGCTCCAGCTGACCGCCGCGGCCGACGAGCACGGCACGGCGGGCGCCCAGGACGCGTCCGACGACAAGAAGGAGAACACGGCCGCCGCCCCGGGCTCCGGCGGCGGCAGTGACACCACCGCCCGGGTGCTCGGCGTCGCCGGGATCGTCGTCGGCGCCGCGGGAGTGGCCTACGGCGTCCTCGCCGGCCGCCGCCGCACCGCCTAG
- a CDS encoding copper resistance protein CopC → MTRTIAPRPRTLVLLLLAALGALLAGAAPASAHAALTGSDPAQGVVVQQPPARVSLTFSEKVAMNGDSLRVLDPRGRPVQTGAPGNVRGTTYAVRLEGGLGKGTYTVTYEVVSADSHPVAGAYTFSIGAPSKTVVSGTGPTVGGGVVGGLYQVGRYVSYAGYLVLVGGAAFVLLCWRRGAGVRALQRLVVGGWLALTAATLWLLLLRGSYTTTGKVADVFDLGLLGQVLETKPGAALVSRLLLLAAAALFIAVLFGTYQRREEGAEKRDLTFGLGIGGVVVAAGLATSWAMSEHASVGLQPGIAMPVDVVHLLAVAAWLGGLTALLVALYRAPAGTPVEAAAVRRFSRLAFGSVVALVVTGVYQSWRQLGSWSAFTDTRYGQLLLAKIALVAVMVGLASVSRRWTGRLADQGAAGDRAADEAGAGREPVTAARAAAGPDTEAAADTGTADARSAGTGPAGTRPTDARSAGTAGQGADAADTAAAPGSAPANSADSRRAAQLARQRAAVDAARRKRLRDGDAGRFGLRRSVLAEAAVAVVLLAVTTALTQTEPGRTEQEAKAATGAVTAPTNGSLSLSLPFDTGGTDGKGVVALDIDPAHAGANALHLFVRKPGGQPFDVPEVKIALTLEAKKIGPLSVAPEHITTGHWSADGVQIPMAGDWKIAVTVRTSDIDEVTVSQNAQIG, encoded by the coding sequence GTGACCCGGACCATCGCCCCCCGCCCGCGGACCCTGGTGCTGCTGCTCCTCGCCGCCCTGGGCGCCCTGCTCGCGGGCGCCGCGCCGGCCTCCGCGCACGCGGCGCTGACCGGCAGCGACCCCGCGCAGGGGGTGGTGGTCCAGCAGCCGCCCGCCCGGGTCTCGCTCACCTTCTCCGAGAAGGTCGCGATGAACGGCGACTCGCTGCGGGTCCTCGACCCCAGGGGCAGACCCGTCCAGACCGGCGCCCCCGGCAACGTGCGCGGGACGACGTACGCCGTGCGGCTCGAGGGCGGCCTCGGCAAGGGCACGTACACGGTCACCTACGAGGTGGTCTCCGCCGACAGCCATCCGGTGGCCGGCGCCTACACCTTCTCCATCGGGGCGCCCTCGAAGACCGTGGTCTCCGGCACCGGTCCGACCGTGGGCGGCGGGGTCGTCGGCGGGCTCTACCAGGTCGGACGGTACGTGTCGTACGCCGGTTACCTCGTGCTCGTGGGCGGCGCCGCCTTCGTGCTCCTGTGCTGGCGGCGCGGGGCGGGCGTACGGGCGCTGCAACGGCTGGTCGTCGGCGGCTGGCTGGCGCTGACCGCGGCCACCCTGTGGCTGCTGCTCCTGCGCGGCTCGTACACCACCACCGGGAAGGTCGCCGACGTCTTCGACCTCGGGCTGCTCGGCCAGGTGCTGGAGACCAAGCCGGGGGCCGCGCTGGTCTCCCGGCTGCTGCTGCTCGCCGCCGCCGCGCTGTTCATCGCCGTCCTCTTCGGCACGTACCAGCGGCGCGAGGAGGGCGCGGAGAAGCGGGACCTGACCTTCGGGCTCGGCATCGGGGGCGTGGTCGTCGCGGCCGGGCTCGCGACCAGCTGGGCGATGTCCGAGCACGCCTCGGTCGGGCTCCAGCCGGGCATCGCCATGCCGGTGGACGTCGTCCATCTGCTCGCCGTCGCCGCCTGGCTGGGCGGGCTCACCGCGCTGCTGGTGGCCCTGTACCGGGCGCCCGCCGGGACGCCGGTCGAGGCCGCCGCCGTACGCCGCTTCTCCCGGCTGGCCTTCGGCTCCGTGGTGGCCCTCGTCGTCACCGGCGTCTACCAGTCCTGGCGCCAGCTCGGCTCCTGGTCCGCCTTCACCGACACCCGGTACGGGCAGCTGCTGCTGGCCAAGATCGCCCTGGTGGCGGTCATGGTGGGCCTCGCGTCCGTGTCGCGGCGATGGACGGGCCGGCTCGCGGACCAGGGCGCGGCGGGGGACCGGGCCGCCGACGAAGCGGGGGCCGGGAGGGAGCCGGTCACCGCGGCGAGGGCAGCCGCCGGACCGGACACGGAGGCCGCCGCCGACACGGGGACGGCGGACGCGAGGTCGGCGGGCACGGGGCCGGCCGGTACGAGGCCGACGGACGCGAGATCGGCGGGCACGGCCGGGCAGGGCGCCGACGCGGCGGACACGGCGGCCGCACCCGGCTCCGCTCCCGCGAACTCCGCCGACTCACGGCGCGCCGCCCAGCTCGCCCGGCAGCGGGCCGCGGTGGACGCCGCCCGGCGAAAGCGGCTGCGGGACGGTGACGCGGGCCGCTTCGGGCTGCGCCGCTCGGTGCTCGCCGAGGCCGCCGTCGCGGTCGTCCTGCTCGCCGTCACCACCGCGCTGACGCAGACCGAGCCCGGCCGCACCGAACAGGAGGCCAAAGCCGCCACCGGCGCCGTCACCGCGCCCACGAACGGCAGCCTGTCCCTGAGCCTGCCCTTCGACACGGGCGGCACGGACGGCAAGGGCGTGGTCGCCCTCGACATCGACCCCGCCCACGCGGGCGCCAACGCGCTGCACCTCTTCGTCCGCAAGCCCGGCGGTCAGCCCTTCGACGTCCCCGAGGTGAAGATCGCCCTCACCCTGGAGGCGAAGAAGATCGGCCCGCTCTCCGTGGCTCCCGAGCACATCACCACCGGCCACTGGTCGGCGGACGGGGTGCAGATCCCGATGGCCGGTGACTGGAAGATCGCCGTCACCGTCCGCACCTCCGACATCGACGAAGTGACCGTCTCCCAGAACGCGCAGATCGGCTGA
- a CDS encoding ATP-binding protein, protein MSIWWSLHLRREAASVPLARRLLIGTMETAGVDPEISYDLSVALSEACANAVEHAGDDGTSAVYRVTAYLDGEKCRIEVADSGPGFQHTRALRPARPDAEHGRGLCLIRELADHVHIGPKPGRRGTVVSFDKILKWRDDAPLLAV, encoded by the coding sequence ATGAGCATCTGGTGGTCACTCCATCTGCGCCGCGAGGCCGCGAGTGTGCCGCTCGCGCGGCGGCTCCTGATCGGCACCATGGAGACGGCCGGGGTGGATCCGGAGATCTCCTACGACCTCTCCGTCGCCCTCAGCGAGGCGTGCGCCAACGCCGTCGAGCACGCCGGTGACGACGGCACCTCGGCGGTGTACCGGGTGACCGCGTACCTCGACGGGGAGAAGTGCCGTATCGAGGTGGCCGATTCCGGCCCCGGCTTCCAGCACACCCGCGCACTGCGCCCCGCCCGCCCGGACGCCGAGCACGGCCGGGGTCTGTGTCTGATCCGGGAACTCGCCGACCACGTCCACATCGGCCCCAAGCCCGGCCGGCGCGGCACGGTGGTCAGCTTCGACAAGATCCTCAAGTGGCGCGACGACGCTCCGCTGCTGGCGGTGTAG
- a CDS encoding GNAT family protein: protein MNIDDGEMAAGVTLRPLGAGDAQALARAYAANREHLAPWEPVRPDSFFTPDGQRERIEGLLEQRAEGSAVPWVFEEADGRIVGTITLTGISRGPFCSAYLGYWVAADREGRGLASAAVARVCGLARDTVGLHRIEASTLVENTGSQRVLAKCGFELIGTAPEYLHINGRWRDSRLFQRILHDGDPAL, encoded by the coding sequence ATGAACATCGACGACGGGGAGATGGCGGCCGGAGTGACGCTGCGGCCGCTCGGGGCCGGGGACGCGCAGGCGCTGGCGCGGGCGTACGCGGCGAACCGTGAGCACCTCGCGCCCTGGGAGCCGGTGCGGCCGGACTCCTTCTTCACGCCGGACGGGCAGCGGGAGCGGATCGAGGGGCTGCTGGAGCAGCGCGCCGAGGGCTCCGCGGTGCCCTGGGTGTTCGAGGAGGCGGACGGGCGGATCGTCGGGACCATCACCCTGACGGGGATCTCCCGGGGGCCCTTCTGCAGCGCGTACCTCGGCTACTGGGTCGCCGCGGACCGGGAGGGCCGGGGGCTGGCGAGCGCGGCCGTGGCGCGGGTGTGCGGGCTCGCCCGGGACACCGTGGGCCTGCACCGGATCGAGGCGTCCACGCTGGTGGAGAACACCGGATCGCAGCGGGTGCTGGCGAAGTGCGGGTTCGAGCTGATCGGTACGGCGCCCGAGTACCTGCACATCAACGGCCGCTGGCGGGACAGCCGGCTGTTCCAGCGCATCCTGCACGACGGGGACCCCGCCCTCTAG
- a CDS encoding SCO family protein, translating into MRKKTFAAAALLAAATLTLSACGGRQAGSSTVSAVTQESGTSGPATVLDRPWDKPGLVLTDTHGKKYDLRKETQGHPTLLYFGYTHCPDICPTTMSNIAVAAQKSLTPAQRDDLRVVFVTTDPGRDTPAALGSWLKGIDPRFIGLTGDFKSVQAAARSVGISVEPTTKDKNGKLVSVHGTQVLAFSPKDNGGYVLISDSATVDDYIKDLPKLVEGAKP; encoded by the coding sequence ATGCGCAAGAAGACGTTCGCCGCGGCCGCGCTGCTCGCCGCCGCCACTCTGACCCTCTCCGCCTGCGGCGGCCGGCAGGCCGGTTCGTCGACGGTCTCCGCCGTCACGCAGGAGTCCGGCACCAGCGGCCCCGCCACCGTCCTCGACCGGCCCTGGGACAAGCCCGGCCTGGTCCTCACGGACACCCACGGCAAGAAGTACGACCTCCGCAAGGAGACCCAGGGCCACCCGACCCTGCTCTACTTCGGCTACACGCACTGCCCCGACATCTGCCCGACGACGATGAGCAACATCGCCGTCGCCGCCCAGAAGTCGCTGACCCCGGCCCAGCGCGACGACCTGCGGGTCGTGTTCGTCACCACCGACCCTGGACGCGACACCCCGGCCGCGCTCGGCAGCTGGCTCAAGGGCATCGACCCGCGGTTCATCGGCCTGACCGGCGACTTCAAGTCCGTCCAGGCCGCCGCCCGCTCCGTCGGCATCTCCGTCGAGCCGACGACCAAGGACAAGAACGGCAAGCTCGTCTCCGTCCACGGCACCCAGGTGCTGGCCTTCTCGCCGAAGGACAACGGCGGTTACGTGCTGATCAGCGACAGCGCCACGGTCGACGACTACATCAAGGACCTGCCCAAGCTCGTCGAGGGGGCCAAGCCGTGA
- the efeB gene encoding iron uptake transporter deferrochelatase/peroxidase subunit — protein MTDQSTRKARTPGARTPEAPASQAQPSGAQPSEARTGGVSRRALLGTAGATGLVLGAAGGAVGYAAAPAPATPLTSVGSDRAMFHVKHQPGITEGLQACGHLIAFDLAAGAGRKEAAALLRRWSATAGRLMAGEPSPHDDTDVSRDAGPSSLTVTFGFGNSFFTRTGLEKQRPTALDPLPAFSSDHLDKARSDGDLWVQIGANDALVAFHALRALQKDAGAAARVRWQMNGFNRAPGATARPMTARNLMGQIDGTGNPKPADATFGKQIFVPASGEPAWMANGSYAVVRRIRMLLDDWEKLPLAAQEQVIGRRKADGAPLTGGHETSPMELEKTDAQGDYVIALNAHARITRPDKNGGAAMLRRPFSYHDGIDADGVPDAGLLFVCWQADPLLGFVPVQRKLDRGDALSRFIRHESSALFAVPGGAAEGEYVGQRLLEG, from the coding sequence ATGACCGACCAGTCCACCCGGAAGGCCCGCACCCCCGGGGCCCGCACCCCCGAGGCCCCGGCGTCCCAGGCCCAGCCGTCCGGGGCCCAGCCGTCCGAGGCCCGTACCGGGGGTGTCTCCCGGCGCGCCCTGCTCGGCACCGCGGGCGCCACCGGGCTGGTGCTCGGCGCGGCGGGCGGGGCCGTCGGTTATGCCGCCGCACCCGCCCCGGCCACCCCGCTCACCTCGGTGGGCTCCGACCGCGCGATGTTTCACGTGAAACACCAGCCCGGCATCACCGAGGGCCTCCAGGCGTGCGGTCATCTCATCGCCTTCGATCTGGCGGCGGGCGCGGGCCGCAAGGAGGCGGCGGCCCTGCTGCGCCGCTGGTCGGCGACGGCCGGGCGGCTGATGGCGGGCGAGCCCTCCCCGCACGACGACACCGATGTGTCCCGGGACGCGGGCCCCTCCTCGCTGACGGTCACCTTCGGCTTCGGGAACAGCTTCTTCACCCGCACCGGACTGGAGAAGCAGCGGCCCACCGCCCTCGACCCGCTGCCCGCCTTCTCCTCCGATCATCTGGACAAGGCACGCAGCGACGGCGATCTGTGGGTGCAGATCGGCGCGAACGACGCCCTGGTCGCCTTCCACGCCCTGCGCGCCCTCCAGAAGGACGCCGGGGCGGCCGCGCGGGTGCGCTGGCAGATGAACGGCTTCAACCGCGCCCCGGGCGCCACCGCCCGCCCGATGACGGCCCGCAACCTGATGGGCCAGATCGACGGAACGGGCAATCCGAAGCCGGCGGACGCCACCTTCGGCAAGCAGATCTTCGTGCCCGCCTCGGGCGAGCCGGCGTGGATGGCGAACGGTTCCTATGCCGTCGTACGCCGGATCCGGATGCTCCTGGACGACTGGGAGAAGCTGCCCCTCGCCGCCCAGGAACAGGTCATCGGGCGCCGCAAGGCGGACGGGGCGCCGCTGACCGGGGGGCACGAGACCTCCCCGATGGAGCTGGAGAAGACCGACGCCCAGGGCGACTACGTGATCGCGCTCAACGCGCACGCGCGGATCACCCGGCCGGACAAGAACGGCGGAGCGGCGATGCTGCGGCGCCCGTTCTCGTACCACGACGGCATCGACGCGGACGGGGTGCCGGACGCCGGGCTGCTCTTCGTGTGCTGGCAGGCGGACCCGCTGCTCGGCTTCGTGCCGGTGCAGCGCAAGCTCGACCGGGGCGACGCCCTGTCGCGGTTCATCCGGCACGAGTCGAGCGCGCTGTTCGCGGTGCCGGGCGGGGCGGCCGAGGGCGAGTACGTGGGGCAGCGGCTGCTGGAGGGCTGA